The following are encoded together in the Echinicola jeungdonensis genome:
- a CDS encoding (2Fe-2S) ferredoxin domain-containing protein, translating into MAVYRKFIFVCTGSDCKKNGCKGLLKEAKEVIKHDDHKGKYKLIKTKCMDFCKSGPILVYNNEVIKRCDKGKMKEVLNKG; encoded by the coding sequence ATGGCTGTTTACCGAAAATTTATCTTTGTCTGTACCGGTTCTGATTGTAAAAAAAATGGTTGCAAAGGACTTCTAAAGGAGGCAAAGGAAGTTATCAAACATGATGATCATAAAGGGAAATACAAATTGATCAAAACCAAATGCATGGACTTCTGCAAATCCGGCCCTATCTTGGTTTATAATAATGAAGTGATCAAGAGATGTGATAAGGGAAAAATGAAAGAGGTCCTTAATAAGGGCTAA
- a CDS encoding homocysteine S-methyltransferase family protein yields the protein MNTRTDILLEQLQKKILVLDGAMGTMIQRYQLEEKDFRTPALESHPKELKGNNDLLSLSRPDVVREIHLAYLEAGSDIIETNTFSSTSIAQEDYGLEHLAYELNFESAKIAKEAALECSQKTPQKPRFVAGAIGPTNRTASISPDVNDPGYRAITFDQLAEAYTEQVKGLLDGGSDLLLVETIFDTLNAKAALYAIQEVFEERDLPLDPKDGGIPIMISGTITDASGRTLSGQTTEAFLISVSHVPLISVGLNCALGAEDLRPYLKVLAEKAPFFVSAYPNAGLPNEFGQYDQTAEEMAGQVEEFLKEGMINILGGCCGTTPEHIKKLADLSEGYSPRKLEEEQKAEV from the coding sequence ATGAATACGAGAACCGATATATTACTCGAACAACTTCAAAAGAAAATATTAGTACTGGATGGAGCCATGGGCACCATGATCCAGCGCTATCAATTGGAGGAAAAAGATTTCCGTACCCCTGCCTTAGAAAGTCATCCAAAGGAATTGAAGGGGAATAATGATTTGCTTTCGCTTAGTAGACCTGACGTGGTCAGGGAAATTCACTTGGCTTATTTGGAGGCAGGTTCGGACATCATAGAAACCAATACTTTTAGTAGTACCTCTATAGCCCAGGAAGATTATGGACTGGAGCATTTGGCCTATGAACTCAATTTTGAATCTGCTAAAATTGCCAAAGAAGCGGCATTAGAATGCAGCCAAAAAACTCCCCAAAAGCCCCGTTTTGTAGCCGGTGCAATTGGGCCGACCAACAGGACTGCCTCCATTTCACCTGATGTCAACGATCCGGGTTACAGGGCAATTACCTTTGACCAATTGGCTGAAGCTTATACCGAACAGGTAAAAGGCCTATTGGATGGTGGTTCAGACTTGCTCTTGGTGGAGACTATTTTTGATACCTTGAATGCCAAGGCAGCCTTATATGCCATTCAGGAGGTTTTTGAAGAAAGGGATTTGCCCTTGGATCCAAAAGATGGGGGAATCCCAATAATGATTTCCGGAACCATTACAGATGCTTCCGGAAGAACGCTTTCTGGACAGACCACGGAAGCGTTTTTGATTTCGGTTTCCCATGTTCCTTTGATCAGTGTTGGTTTGAATTGTGCTTTGGGAGCAGAAGACCTTAGGCCATATCTAAAAGTATTAGCGGAAAAGGCACCGTTTTTTGTAAGTGCTTACCCTAATGCGGGGCTTCCCAATGAATTTGGACAATATGACCAAACAGCTGAGGAAATGGCCGGCCAGGTGGAGGAATTCTTAAAAGAGGGCATGATCAATATCCTTGGAGGTTGTTGTGGGACCACCCCTGAACATATCAAAAAATTGGCGGATTTGAGCGAAGGCTATTCGCCTAGGAAATTAGAAGAAGAACAAAAAGCAGAAGTATAA
- the metH gene encoding methionine synthase, whose translation MVNIKKDSHLKLSGLEPLVFTPELNFVNIGERTNVTGSKKFARLILNGQFDEALEVALDQVRGGAQVLDVCMDEGMLDGEAAMVQFLNLIASEPEISKIPIVVDSSKWNIIVAGLKCIQGKGIVNSISLKNGEEEFIHQAKTIKKFGAAVVVMAFDEIGQADSYQRRIDICKRSYDILTKVVKFNPQDIIFDPNIFPVATGMEEHRTNAIDFFKATKWIKENLPGAKVSGGVSNVSFSFRGNNPVREAMHAAFLYHAIQHGMDMGIVNPTMLEIYDDIPKDLLEHVEDVLWDRREDATERLLSFAETVKSSGKKEVVNEAWRSEPVSKRIEHSLVKGIIDHIVDDAEEARQELKYPLKVIEGPLMDGMNVVGDLFGSGKMFLPQVVKSARVMKKAVAYLEPFMPKAGEEGYEEGKSSIKKVLLATVKGDVHDIGKNIVGVVLACNSYQIIDLGVMVDAQKIIDEAIKNDVDIIGLSGLITPSLDEMVNVASEMERQGMTTPLLIGGATTSKIHTAVKIDPVYSGTVVHVLDASKSVPVAGESISDETAESFHNKMKANYKELREAHEAKQQNKKMATYEDAKANATVIDWENYKPVKPTKLGETVLDLDLKTLRNYIDWTPFFSTWMLSGKFPKIFEDKVVGKEAKKLYDEANAMLDKAIEEKWLAAKAVVGLYPVRRMGDDLIVLDENFNETSFEFHFLRQQGKKGKGVPNRSLIDFLHPDQVDYFGGFAVTAGLNMEEKVAEFKANGDDYNEIMFKALGDRLAEAAAEYMHEVVRKDLWGYADKENFENEDLIKEAYSGIRPAPGYPACPEHSEKITLFNLLRAEDNIGVNLTESFAMVPTSSVSGFYFANPESKYFGLGKIGEDQVASYAKRKGVSKEQAEKWLSPNLAYQPKLKPVVK comes from the coding sequence ATGGTTAATATAAAAAAAGACAGCCATTTGAAGCTTTCCGGCTTGGAACCTTTAGTTTTTACGCCGGAATTGAATTTTGTTAATATTGGAGAACGGACCAATGTGACCGGATCCAAAAAATTTGCCAGGTTGATCCTCAATGGACAGTTTGATGAGGCATTGGAAGTGGCTCTCGATCAGGTCCGAGGCGGAGCCCAGGTGTTGGATGTTTGTATGGATGAGGGGATGCTGGATGGAGAAGCTGCCATGGTCCAATTCCTAAATTTGATTGCATCTGAACCTGAAATCAGTAAAATTCCAATAGTGGTGGATAGTTCCAAATGGAACATCATTGTGGCGGGTCTAAAGTGTATTCAGGGTAAAGGAATCGTTAACTCCATCAGTTTGAAAAATGGGGAAGAGGAGTTTATCCACCAAGCCAAGACCATCAAAAAGTTTGGGGCAGCAGTTGTGGTGATGGCTTTTGATGAAATTGGCCAGGCGGATTCTTACCAAAGAAGAATAGACATATGTAAGCGGAGTTATGATATCCTTACCAAAGTAGTGAAATTCAATCCACAGGATATCATTTTTGACCCCAATATTTTCCCGGTGGCAACTGGGATGGAAGAACACCGGACCAATGCCATTGACTTTTTTAAGGCCACCAAATGGATCAAAGAAAACCTTCCCGGTGCAAAAGTAAGTGGAGGGGTCAGCAATGTAAGTTTTTCTTTCCGGGGTAATAATCCGGTAAGGGAAGCCATGCATGCTGCCTTCCTTTATCATGCGATCCAACATGGAATGGATATGGGAATTGTCAATCCCACTATGTTGGAGATTTATGATGATATTCCAAAGGATCTTTTGGAACATGTGGAGGACGTGTTATGGGATAGAAGGGAAGATGCAACCGAGAGATTATTGTCCTTTGCAGAAACAGTAAAGTCTTCCGGTAAAAAGGAAGTCGTAAATGAAGCCTGGAGGTCCGAGCCCGTTTCCAAAAGGATTGAACATTCCTTGGTGAAAGGGATTATCGACCATATAGTGGATGATGCAGAGGAGGCAAGACAGGAATTGAAATATCCATTGAAGGTGATTGAAGGGCCATTAATGGATGGAATGAATGTAGTGGGTGACCTGTTTGGGTCTGGAAAAATGTTTTTGCCACAAGTGGTAAAATCCGCCAGGGTGATGAAAAAAGCGGTAGCCTATTTGGAGCCTTTCATGCCAAAAGCTGGAGAAGAAGGTTATGAAGAGGGAAAAAGCTCCATCAAAAAAGTACTGTTGGCTACTGTAAAAGGTGACGTTCACGATATTGGGAAAAATATTGTAGGGGTGGTACTGGCTTGTAACAGTTACCAGATTATTGACCTTGGGGTGATGGTGGATGCACAAAAGATCATTGATGAAGCTATAAAGAACGATGTTGATATAATTGGCTTAAGTGGACTGATCACCCCATCGCTGGACGAAATGGTCAATGTGGCTTCTGAAATGGAGCGGCAAGGAATGACTACCCCTTTGCTTATTGGTGGGGCAACCACTAGTAAAATCCACACCGCAGTAAAGATAGACCCTGTTTACAGTGGTACGGTTGTCCATGTTTTGGATGCTTCCAAATCTGTTCCTGTTGCAGGAGAGTCCATTAGTGATGAAACCGCCGAAAGCTTTCATAATAAGATGAAGGCTAACTATAAAGAGCTAAGGGAAGCTCATGAAGCCAAACAACAAAATAAAAAAATGGCTACTTATGAGGATGCCAAGGCTAATGCTACTGTTATAGATTGGGAAAATTACAAACCGGTAAAACCTACCAAATTAGGGGAAACAGTTTTGGATCTGGACTTGAAAACTCTTAGGAATTACATTGACTGGACACCGTTCTTTAGTACATGGATGCTTTCCGGTAAATTTCCCAAAATTTTCGAAGATAAGGTGGTAGGGAAAGAGGCTAAAAAACTCTATGATGAAGCCAATGCCATGCTAGATAAAGCCATTGAGGAAAAGTGGTTGGCTGCTAAAGCAGTAGTAGGTTTATACCCGGTGAGGCGAATGGGTGATGATTTGATTGTTTTGGATGAAAATTTCAACGAAACCTCATTTGAATTTCATTTCCTAAGACAACAGGGTAAAAAAGGAAAAGGTGTTCCAAATCGTTCCTTAATAGATTTCCTTCATCCTGACCAAGTTGATTATTTCGGTGGGTTTGCCGTGACCGCAGGTTTGAACATGGAGGAAAAAGTAGCCGAATTTAAGGCCAATGGGGATGATTATAATGAAATCATGTTCAAAGCCCTTGGAGACCGCCTGGCAGAAGCAGCTGCCGAATATATGCATGAAGTGGTACGGAAAGACCTTTGGGGATATGCAGACAAAGAAAACTTTGAAAATGAAGATTTGATCAAAGAGGCTTATTCCGGCATTAGGCCTGCACCTGGTTATCCGGCCTGTCCAGAACATTCCGAAAAAATTACCCTTTTTAATTTGCTCCGTGCCGAGGATAATATTGGGGTCAATTTGACGGAAAGTTTTGCCATGGTACCGACTTCCTCTGTCAGTGGATTCTATTTTGCCAATCCGGAAAGTAAATACTTTGGACTGGGTAAAATCGGAGAGGACCAAGTGGCCAGTTATGCTAAAAGAAAAGGGGTAAGTAAAGAACAGGCCGAAAAATGGCTGTCACCAAATTTGGCTTACCAACCTAAATTGAAACCTGTGGTAAAATAA
- a CDS encoding YbjQ family protein, translated as MITTTTPNVEGHEITKYCGIVTGETIIGANVFRDFFASITDIVGGRSGTYERVLKEAKSTALAEMEIQAQSYGGNAIVGVDLDYETIRDGMLMVTASGTAVFIEKKG; from the coding sequence ATGATAACTACAACCACTCCTAATGTAGAAGGCCATGAGATAACTAAATATTGCGGCATTGTCACAGGTGAAACTATCATCGGTGCCAATGTATTCAGGGACTTTTTTGCCAGCATTACTGATATTGTTGGGGGAAGATCAGGCACCTATGAGCGAGTATTAAAGGAGGCCAAATCCACTGCATTGGCAGAAATGGAGATACAAGCCCAATCTTACGGTGGCAATGCCATAGTTGGGGTTGACCTGGACTATGAAACCATCCGGGATGGAATGTTGATGGTCACTGCCAGTGGTACAGCTGTTTTTATAGAAAAGAAAGGATAA